A DNA window from Bacillus carboniphilus contains the following coding sequences:
- a CDS encoding DUF6979 family protein, producing the protein MSKYGQAAIRAVELVNKKIVDSPIKGWEIATSELFGEGSWGQKKGCPKNAFLGLCEEGLVDQIPRGNYNSRKLSKNKDYAITAVNIVRDQPNLLDDITELWNQVTKGNGISRNYQMDVVETLIREKYIKV; encoded by the coding sequence ATGAGTAAGTATGGTCAAGCTGCTATAAGAGCTGTTGAATTAGTCAATAAGAAAATAGTTGATTCTCCAATTAAAGGATGGGAAATTGCAACTTCCGAATTATTTGGTGAGGGGTCCTGGGGGCAAAAGAAAGGATGTCCAAAAAATGCTTTTCTTGGTTTATGTGAAGAAGGGTTAGTTGATCAGATTCCTCGTGGAAATTATAACTCCAGAAAGTTATCAAAAAATAAGGATTATGCTATTACAGCAGTAAATATTGTTAGAGATCAACCTAACCTCCTTGATGATATTACAGAGCTTTGGAACCAAGTCACAAAAGGTAATGGAATTTCACGTAACTATCAAATGGATGTAGTGGAAACACTTATAAGAGAAAAGTATATTAAGGTTTGA